A genomic window from Scomber scombrus chromosome 18, fScoSco1.1, whole genome shotgun sequence includes:
- the samd14 gene encoding LOW QUALITY PROTEIN: sterile alpha motif domain-containing protein 14 (The sequence of the model RefSeq protein was modified relative to this genomic sequence to represent the inferred CDS: inserted 1 base in 1 codon), which yields MSAGLEDPDNVFDLNEAIPETELLDNSIQKGRAQLSVKARRHRPSRSRYRDSVSSTEGEDSLERKDSPLHSARSPLHQRGSSPSPDSLLSSRSPAFSFDSSLVRRSPEEGGASLDAAPRGRYRQLTNATSQEALVTPISSPSKSCPSSDCSPVYMRRNRRPESEVLVSDRSXDTSPADPDSSTVVFDKKTKRRFWISGDVTLRRSYIRVRKDKSNRLSVGSRETSESPSRSSGSFVPFSWFSEGRGSLSSSGTPPCSPKIPKIPPMGSPRPCKSHSQESALSEEFSPPHTSSSTSPPVDSSSSRSSHPYHTLSQSSDETCEDSSGLVSSWTSQQVCQWLRGLNMDQYVPEFSERDVDGQELLQLDGNKLKVLGVLSSSDRSVLKRRIKEIQTAAEKERKALEKVEKQKEKQRRKTRSSCESSSRFRPDAAPPAASHS from the exons ATGTCTGCTGGTCTGGAGGACCCGGACAACGTGTTCg aCCTGAACGAGGCGATCCCAGAGACCGAGCTGCTGGATAACAGCATCCAGAAGGGTCGAGCTCAGCTGTCCGTCAAAGCCCGGCGGCACCGGCCGTCCCGGTCCCGTTACCGTGACAGCGTGAGCTCCACGGAGGGCGAGGACAGTCTGGAGAGGAAG gACAGTCCGTTACACTCCGCCCGCTCACCGCTCCACCAGCGAggctcctccccctcccctgaTTCGTTGCTGTCGTCTCGAAGCCCCGCCTTCTCCTTTGACAGCTCACTG GTGCGTCGCTCTCCAGAGGAAGGAGGCGCGTCATTGGACGCTGCCCCGCGGGGGCGGTACCGCCAGCTGACCAATGCCACGTCTCAGGAGGCTCTGGTCACGCCCATCAGCTCGCCGTCCAAATCCTGCCCCTCGTCTGACTGCTCACCTGTTTACatgaggaggaacaggaggccCGAGAGTGAAg tgttAGTTTCTGACAGGA CGGACACCAGCCCAGCTGATCCCGACAGTTCCACCGTCGTCTTTGACAAGAAAACCAAAAGACGCTTCTGGATCTCGGGTga CGTGACTCTGAGGCGTTCCTACATCAGAGTGAGGAAAGATAAATCCAACAGACTGTCTGTGGGAAGCAG GGAGACTTCAGAGAGTCCGTCTCGCTCCTCCGGATCCTTCGTCCCGTTCTCCTGGTTCTCTGAGGGACGAggttctctctcctcctctgggACTCCGCCATGCTCCCCCAAAATACCCAAAATACCCCCGATGGGCTCACCCAGACCCTGCAAGTCCCActcacag GAGTCTGCTCTCAGTGAGGAGTTCTCTCCTcctcacacctcctcctccacctctccacctgtcgactcctcctcctccagatcCTCCCATCCGTACCACACGCTGTCCCAGTCCTCCGACGag ACGTGTGAGGACTCGTCTGGTCTCGTGTCGTCCTGGACGTCTCAGCAGGTCTGTCAGTGGCTCAGAGGACTCAACATGGACCAGTACGTCCCAGAATTCAGTGAGAGAGACGTCGATGGACAagaactgctgcagctggacGGAAACAAACTGAAG GTTCTGGGCGTGCTCAGTTCGTCTGACCGCAGCGTTCTGAAACGGCGGATTAAAGAAatccaaacagcagcagagaaagaaCGAAAAGCTCTCGAAAAGGTggagaaacagaaggagaaacagaggagaaagaCCAGGAGCAGC tgtgagagcagcagcaggttcagACCTGACGCTGCTCCTCCGGCTGCTTCACATTCCTGA
- the csf3a gene encoding colony stimulating factor 3 (granulocyte) a, which yields METPARAHKKSKTASNGSEQRSARAHRRTNTDTETPTPTPTDMNTVTAAALLGLFFAVFVQSAPVPAEPPAAFREAAERAKTLVEKILKDIPTAHAAAVTTEGLTLDAGAQTNLQMMVKTLGIPDTPVIKQLSQSFTLDVYVSRMSAGSRLYQGLLGVLSDRVIGLSDLRSDLRDLLTQITKMREAAQLGADTDQNPSLDLASRLHGNYEVQVAAHLTLSRLRSFCHDLIRSLRAAATYRPAGEVDTVLRSGTTCCVQGQRAAFRDNVLRSGTTCCVQGQRAAFRDNVLRSGATCCVQGQRAVFRDNVLRSGTTCCVQGQRAAFRDNVLCSGTTCCVQGQRAAFRDAVLRSGTPCCIQGQRAAFRDMQDNSAASRASVYRDNVH from the exons ATGGAAACTCCCGCACGAGCGCATAAAAAGTCCAAAACGGCTTCAAATGGAAGCGAACAGAGAAGTGCACGAGCTCACCGGCGGACTAACACCGACACCGAGACACCGACACCGACACCGACAGACATGAACACCGTCACAG CCGCCGCTCTGCTCGGCTTGTTCTTTGCCGTTTTCGTCCAATCGGCTCCCGTCCCTGCCGAGCCTCCGGCGGCGTTCAGAGAGGCGGCCGAGCGAGCCAAGACGCTGGTGGAGAAAATCCTGAAAGACATCCCGACTGCGCACGCAGCCGCCGTCACCACTGAG GGCCTGACGCTGGACGCCGGCGCCCAGACCAACCTGCAGATGATGGTGAAGACGCTCGGCATCCCCGACACACCGGTCATCAAACAGCTGTCCCAAAGCTTCACACTG GACGTGTATGTGAGTCGTATGTCGGCGGGCAGCAGGTTGTACCAGGGGCTGCTGGGAGTTCTGTCGGATCGTGTGATTGGACTGAGCGACCTGCGATCCGACCTGCGTGACCTCCTGACCCAGATCACCAAG atgAGGGAGGCGGCTCAGCTCGGCGCCGACACCGACCAGAACCCGAGTCTGGACCTCGCCTCTCGTCTCCACGGTAACTACGAGGTCCAGGTGGCGGCCCACCTGACGCTATCGAGGCTTCGCTCCTTCTGCCACGACCTGATCCGCAGCCTGAGAGCCGCCGCCACCTACAGGCCTGCAGGGGAAgt GGACACTGTGCTGCGTTCAGGGACAACGTGCTGTGTTCAGGGACAACGTGCTGCATTCAGGGACAACGTGCTGCGTTCAGGGACAACGTGCTGTGTTCAGGGACAACGTGCTGCATTCAGGGACAACGTGCTGCGTTCAGGGGCAACGTGCTGCGTTCAGGGACAACGTGCTGTGTTCAGGGACAACGTGCTGCGTTCAGGGACAACGTGCTGTGTTCAGGGACAACGTGCTGCATTCAGGGACAACGTGCTGTGTTCAGGGACAACGTGCTGTGTTCAGGGACAACGTGCTGCATTCAGGGACGCCGTGCTGCGTTCAGGGACGCCATGCTGCATTCAGGGACAACGTGCTGCATTCAGGGACATGCAGGACAACTCGGCAGCAAGCAGAGCGTCTGTCTACAGAGACAATGTGCACTGa